A portion of the Nitratidesulfovibrio termitidis HI1 genome contains these proteins:
- the pilQ gene encoding type IV pilus secretin PilQ gives MRSMRRHVPLALVVLLAAAFILGTLGCAKRKEETDPFFDKWKAMATNSTGYSPSRETREIKPRAVLKQDKVAEEQDQQSRPLPTVPVTLKLHNVDVGVALRSLAAAAGKNIILSPGVKGAVNVNVNRVPWADVFKGMLDSNALDYAWQGELIKVMTLADKKADLERTTLENQRMAQKLKGRKVGPLITTVLDVRYAEAAELKKNLEGFLSRDEQNKPVGSVVVDTFTNSLIIQAVEDDQHKLMTLVSNLDKPRAQIQLKAHIVEATKETARELGIQWGGVNRVGNMAGSNDLWITPGGTGGTAGASPYTGGYTPFFGSSGVSGQGNGINFPIDTTGKSGAGSLGLMFGTIGGNMLEMQLSALQENSRINILSSPSISTLDNQMAYTENGEKVPYVSTNAQGDREVKFEDAVLRLEITPHVIDDKNLKLKVLVKKDEVDLTRTVEGNPFIIKKQTETTLIVQDGETIVISGLTKDRKSTGRSGVPGLHDVEGLGWLFGSDSKASKLEEVLIFITPAVLPYREMAEQGATQQITVQPGLAGQAPTVDQQVLPRQ, from the coding sequence ATGCGCTCCATGAGAAGACACGTTCCCCTGGCCCTCGTCGTCCTGCTTGCGGCGGCATTCATCCTTGGCACCCTGGGCTGCGCCAAGCGCAAGGAAGAAACCGATCCGTTCTTCGACAAATGGAAGGCCATGGCCACCAATTCCACGGGCTACTCGCCCTCGCGCGAAACGCGCGAGATAAAGCCCCGCGCCGTGCTGAAGCAGGACAAGGTGGCCGAAGAACAGGACCAGCAGTCCCGGCCCCTGCCCACCGTGCCGGTTACGCTCAAGCTGCACAACGTGGACGTGGGCGTGGCCCTGCGCAGCCTGGCCGCCGCCGCGGGCAAGAACATCATCCTCAGCCCCGGCGTGAAGGGCGCGGTCAACGTCAACGTCAACCGGGTGCCGTGGGCCGACGTGTTCAAGGGCATGCTGGACAGCAACGCGCTGGACTATGCGTGGCAGGGCGAACTGATCAAGGTCATGACCCTTGCCGACAAGAAGGCCGACCTTGAACGCACCACGCTGGAAAACCAACGCATGGCCCAAAAGCTGAAGGGCCGCAAGGTGGGCCCGCTGATCACCACCGTGCTCGACGTGCGCTACGCCGAAGCGGCGGAACTGAAAAAGAACCTGGAAGGCTTCCTGTCCAGGGACGAGCAGAACAAGCCCGTGGGCTCGGTGGTGGTGGACACCTTCACCAACTCGCTGATCATCCAGGCCGTGGAAGACGACCAGCACAAGCTGATGACCCTGGTTTCCAACCTGGACAAGCCCCGCGCCCAAATCCAGCTGAAAGCGCACATAGTCGAAGCCACCAAGGAAACCGCGCGCGAACTGGGCATCCAGTGGGGCGGCGTGAACCGGGTGGGCAACATGGCGGGCAGCAACGACCTGTGGATCACCCCCGGCGGCACCGGCGGCACGGCGGGCGCCAGCCCGTACACCGGCGGCTACACCCCGTTCTTCGGTTCGTCCGGCGTCAGTGGTCAGGGCAACGGCATCAACTTTCCCATCGACACCACGGGCAAGTCGGGCGCGGGGTCCCTTGGGCTGATGTTCGGCACCATTGGCGGCAACATGCTGGAAATGCAACTTTCCGCCCTGCAGGAAAACAGCAGGATCAACATCCTGTCGTCGCCGTCCATCTCCACGCTGGATAACCAGATGGCCTACACCGAAAACGGCGAAAAGGTGCCCTACGTTTCCACCAACGCCCAGGGCGACCGCGAGGTGAAGTTCGAAGACGCCGTGCTGCGCCTTGAAATCACCCCCCACGTCATCGACGACAAGAACCTAAAGCTGAAGGTGCTGGTCAAGAAGGACGAAGTGGACCTTACCCGCACGGTGGAAGGCAACCCCTTCATCATCAAGAAGCAGACGGAAACCACCCTTATCGTGCAGGACGGCGAAACCATCGTCATTTCCGGCCTGACCAAGGACCGCAAGAGCACGGGCCGCAGCGGCGTGCCCGGCCTGCACGACGTGGAAGGGCTGGGCTGGCTGTTCGGCAGCGATTCCAAGGCCAGCAAGCTGGAAGAAGTGCTGATCTTCATCACTCCGGCGGTGCTGCCCTACCGCGAAATGGCGGAACAGGGCGCCACGCAGCAGATCACGGTGCAGCCCGGCCTTGCCGGTCAGGCCCCCACGGTCGACCAACAGGTGCTGCCCCGCCAGTAG
- a CDS encoding GspE/PulE family protein, with protein sequence MRQRVRLGELLVQAGLLTDEQLKAALREHKKSGLRLGQYLTKTNLCREADVVELISHQLKIERYSPQLHPLSLNMAERLPLDAAQKCSAVPLQHHGHVLVVAMVDPLDIDALDTLEFITNSEVEPLICTEQEYNQLFSAIYGMFTNLDGVIESLGELQTAATSQTDAAERDVAVDELANQADLAPIVRLVNSILAQAVREGASDVHISPEKDSVQVRFRIDGKLREAPAPPRSVAPAVVSRIKILGNMDIAVTRVPQDGRFTMHLDNREINVRVSSIPTIYGENMVLRLLDMSGRDYTLDMLGMQQNDHVTIEGAIHKPYGMILSTGPTGSGKSTSLYAILKSINRPDINIITLEDPVEYRIRGIRQVQLNRKAGMTFASGLRSILRQDPDVVMVGEIRDAETAAIAVQAALTGHLVLSTLHTNDAAGAVTRLIDMGIEPFLVSSVLLVSFAQRLVRRVCTNCAEPYDPLPAALTAFGLAPDTPGATYLKGRGCHHCAHTGYRGRTGVFEILPMTQMIQELVIKRSSTQVIAEAATSTDLMRTLKQDAALKILRGTTTVEEAATSVML encoded by the coding sequence GTGCGTCAGCGTGTACGATTGGGCGAACTGCTGGTGCAGGCCGGGCTGCTTACGGACGAGCAGCTGAAGGCCGCCCTGCGCGAACACAAGAAAAGCGGGCTGCGTCTTGGCCAGTACCTGACCAAGACCAACCTGTGCCGCGAAGCCGACGTGGTGGAACTGATAAGCCACCAGCTGAAGATAGAACGGTACAGCCCGCAGTTGCACCCGCTCAGCCTGAACATGGCGGAGCGCCTGCCGCTGGACGCCGCGCAGAAGTGCAGCGCGGTGCCCCTGCAGCACCACGGCCACGTGCTGGTGGTGGCCATGGTGGACCCGCTGGACATCGACGCGCTGGACACGCTGGAGTTCATCACCAACAGCGAAGTGGAACCGCTGATCTGCACCGAACAGGAGTATAATCAGCTGTTCAGTGCCATCTACGGCATGTTCACCAACCTTGACGGCGTCATCGAAAGCCTGGGCGAGTTGCAGACCGCCGCCACCAGCCAGACCGACGCCGCCGAGCGCGACGTGGCCGTGGACGAACTGGCCAACCAGGCCGACCTTGCCCCCATCGTGCGGCTGGTCAACTCCATTCTGGCCCAGGCCGTGCGCGAAGGCGCCAGCGACGTGCACATCAGCCCGGAAAAGGACAGCGTGCAGGTGCGCTTTCGCATAGACGGCAAGCTGCGCGAGGCCCCGGCCCCGCCGCGCAGCGTTGCCCCTGCCGTTGTTTCGCGCATCAAGATCCTGGGCAACATGGACATTGCCGTCACCCGCGTGCCGCAGGATGGCCGCTTTACCATGCACTTGGACAACCGCGAGATAAACGTGCGCGTTTCCAGCATACCCACCATCTACGGCGAAAACATGGTGCTGCGCCTGCTGGACATGAGCGGGCGCGACTACACGCTGGACATGCTGGGCATGCAGCAGAACGACCACGTGACCATCGAGGGGGCCATCCACAAGCCCTACGGCATGATCCTGTCCACCGGCCCCACGGGCAGCGGCAAGTCCACCAGCCTGTACGCCATCCTGAAAAGCATCAACCGGCCAGACATCAACATCATCACGCTGGAAGACCCGGTGGAATACCGCATCCGGGGCATCCGGCAGGTACAGCTGAACCGCAAGGCGGGCATGACCTTTGCCAGCGGGTTGCGCTCCATTCTGCGGCAGGACCCGGACGTGGTGATGGTGGGTGAAATACGCGACGCGGAAACCGCCGCCATTGCCGTGCAGGCCGCCCTTACCGGGCACCTTGTGCTGTCCACCCTGCACACCAACGATGCGGCGGGCGCGGTGACCCGGCTTATCGACATGGGCATAGAGCCATTTCTGGTGTCATCGGTGCTGCTTGTTTCGTTTGCGCAGCGACTGGTGCGCCGGGTGTGCACCAACTGCGCGGAACCGTACGACCCGCTGCCCGCCGCGCTGACCGCCTTCGGCCTTGCGCCGGACACGCCGGGGGCCACGTACCTGAAGGGGCGCGGCTGCCACCATTGCGCCCACACCGGCTACCGGGGGCGCACCGGGGTATTCGAGATATTGCCCATGACCCAGATGATCCAGGAACTGGTGATAAAACGCAGTTCCACGCAGGTCATCGCCGAGGCGGCCACCAGCACCGACCTCATGCGTACCCTGAAGCAGGACGCGGCGCTGAAGATTTTGCGGGGCACCACTACCGTTGAAGAAGCCGCCACATCGGTAATGTTGTAG
- a CDS encoding type II secretion system F family protein — protein MPTYVYTALNDNGVNMQGTIDADTADSARALLLSRGYVPMKVKAQGASFDFGVLGDILNPVKPKELILFTKQFRTLFQAGIPITQLLQVLQNQTESKKLKRVAADMTQAIMGGSTLYDAFKAHPRVFSELYCSMMRAGEASGALGDVMERLVYLLEHEHKIRSDIKSAMRYPKMVLGALTIAFFVLLNMVIPKFVAIFSKAHIELPWPTKIAMGMHYGVTHYWPLLLGGLVTLIVAYKWWVRTPTGKYWRDSLLLRVPIIGPVLQKSVMARFASIFSIMQSSGVSVLDALDVLTNTIGNEAIAREFRKIQDKLREGRGIADPLKSAKFFTPLVINMVAIGEESGSLDSMLKDVAAHYDEEVEYAVAGMAEAIGPILIVMLAAVVGFFALAIFMPMWDLTQMAGRRR, from the coding sequence ATGCCCACCTACGTCTACACCGCGCTGAACGACAACGGCGTGAACATGCAAGGCACCATCGACGCGGACACCGCCGACTCGGCCCGCGCCCTGCTGCTGTCGCGCGGCTACGTGCCCATGAAGGTCAAGGCGCAGGGAGCCAGCTTCGATTTCGGCGTTCTGGGCGACATCCTGAACCCGGTGAAGCCCAAGGAACTCATCCTGTTCACCAAGCAATTCCGCACCCTGTTCCAGGCGGGCATACCCATTACCCAACTGTTGCAGGTGCTGCAGAACCAGACCGAAAGCAAAAAGCTCAAACGCGTGGCGGCGGACATGACCCAGGCCATCATGGGCGGCTCCACCCTGTACGACGCCTTCAAGGCGCACCCCCGCGTGTTCAGCGAACTGTACTGCTCCATGATGCGCGCCGGGGAAGCCAGCGGCGCGCTGGGCGACGTGATGGAACGCCTTGTGTACCTGCTGGAGCACGAACACAAGATACGTTCCGACATCAAGTCCGCCATGCGCTACCCCAAGATGGTGCTGGGTGCGCTGACCATCGCCTTCTTCGTGCTGCTGAACATGGTCATCCCCAAGTTTGTCGCCATTTTTTCCAAGGCCCACATCGAGTTGCCGTGGCCCACCAAGATCGCCATGGGTATGCATTATGGCGTCACCCATTACTGGCCGCTTTTGCTGGGGGGACTTGTGACGCTTATCGTGGCCTACAAGTGGTGGGTGCGCACGCCCACCGGCAAGTACTGGCGCGACAGCCTGCTGCTGCGCGTGCCCATCATTGGACCCGTATTGCAGAAATCCGTCATGGCCCGCTTTGCCTCCATTTTTTCCATCATGCAGTCCAGCGGCGTTTCCGTGCTGGACGCCTTGGACGTGCTGACCAACACCATCGGCAACGAGGCCATTGCCAGGGAATTCCGCAAGATACAGGACAAGCTGCGTGAAGGCCGAGGCATAGCAGACCCGCTGAAGTCCGCGAAATTCTTCACCCCGCTGGTCATCAACATGGTGGCCATTGGCGAAGAATCGGGCAGCCTCGATTCCATGCTGAAGGACGTGGCCGCCCACTACGACGAGGAAGTGGAATACGCCGTGGCAGGCATGGCCGAAGCCATCGGCCCCATTCTCATCGTGATGCTGGCGGCGGTGGTGGGCTTTTTCGCCCTCGCCATCTTCATGCCCATGTGGGATCTGACCCAGATGGCGGGCAGGCGACGCTGA
- a CDS encoding type II secretion system protein — protein sequence MTQSKKDRKKEQGFTLIEIIAVLVILGILAAVALPRYFDLETQARARAVAGAVAEVQARINQVFGQNLLNPAITGTTGENAQSRCQVAVAAITPTALDLAAVTGGGSNMGDFTVGGIPDAGTPDTTIPLTVTFDGTTYTIGTAPVANIPLPRYPACN from the coding sequence ATGACCCAGAGCAAGAAGGATCGCAAGAAGGAGCAGGGCTTTACCCTCATCGAAATCATCGCCGTGCTGGTCATTCTCGGCATTCTCGCCGCCGTGGCTCTGCCCCGGTACTTCGACCTTGAAACCCAGGCCCGCGCCCGCGCGGTGGCTGGCGCTGTTGCCGAAGTACAGGCCCGCATCAATCAGGTGTTCGGCCAAAACCTGCTGAACCCCGCCATCACCGGCACCACGGGTGAAAACGCTCAATCCCGTTGCCAGGTGGCTGTCGCCGCCATCACGCCCACCGCGCTCGACCTGGCCGCCGTCACCGGTGGCGGTTCCAACATGGGTGATTTCACGGTCGGTGGCATTCCGGACGCTGGCACTCCCGACACCACGATCCCTCTGACCGTCACGTTTGATGGCACCACGTACACGATCGGCACAGCCCCTGTGGCGAACATTCCGCTCCCTCGTTACCCCGCGTGCAACTAA
- a CDS encoding type IV pilus twitching motility protein PilT: MNDAFSHIISQAVAYGWSDVHIVGGHPVAYRKDGDIGMLRDTVLAPAEVDDLARGLLNPHRADILRRRWSVDFAHSVAGIRVRVNIFNTTRGLSLAVRLLAGRIPTLAHLNLHPSLEEFTRLRAGLILVCGATGSGKTTTMAAMLDEINRNRPAHIITLEDPIEYRFASKKAFVEQRELGAHFPSFERGLLDVLREDPDVILVGELREAETIRLALSAAESGHLVIASLHSATPEEALYRLCNAFPLEAQDLVRHQLSSTLHAIVVQQLRMHPVARFRVPVLSMLIGTHPVRMLVREGKFAQLHSIMEMGRGDGMFTMDAYYDDYLNRPQRFSAPSNVFRPAPEEEQLPDHESPLVDRGLGTTHYAPEAARHLARAGAHLADVPLGDAHAPDHAPSGASGASGASGTSGATRTDEHGETVYTLTDEGRLEDVLREFTSR; this comes from the coding sequence ATGAACGACGCATTCAGCCACATCATCTCCCAGGCCGTGGCCTACGGCTGGTCCGACGTGCACATCGTCGGCGGCCATCCCGTGGCGTACCGCAAGGACGGCGATATCGGCATGCTGCGTGACACCGTGCTGGCCCCGGCAGAGGTGGACGACCTTGCCCGCGGCCTGCTGAACCCGCACCGGGCGGACATATTGCGCCGCCGCTGGTCGGTGGACTTTGCGCACTCCGTGGCGGGCATCCGGGTGCGGGTGAACATCTTCAACACCACGCGGGGCCTCAGCCTGGCCGTGCGACTGCTGGCCGGGCGCATCCCCACCCTGGCCCACCTGAACCTGCACCCATCCTTGGAAGAATTCACCCGCCTGCGGGCCGGGCTGATACTGGTGTGCGGGGCCACGGGCAGCGGCAAGACCACCACCATGGCCGCCATGCTGGACGAGATTAACCGCAACCGCCCGGCGCACATCATCACCCTGGAAGACCCCATCGAATACCGCTTCGCCTCCAAGAAAGCATTCGTCGAGCAGCGGGAACTGGGGGCACATTTTCCGTCCTTCGAGCGCGGCCTGCTGGACGTGCTGCGCGAAGACCCGGACGTGATCCTGGTGGGCGAACTGCGAGAGGCGGAAACCATCCGCCTTGCCCTTTCCGCCGCGGAATCGGGCCATCTGGTCATAGCCTCGCTGCATTCCGCCACGCCGGAAGAAGCCCTGTACCGGCTATGCAACGCCTTTCCGCTGGAGGCGCAAGACCTGGTGCGGCACCAGTTGTCCTCCACCCTGCACGCCATCGTGGTGCAGCAGTTGCGCATGCACCCCGTGGCGCGGTTCCGCGTGCCGGTGCTGTCCATGCTCATCGGCACCCACCCGGTGCGCATGCTGGTGCGCGAGGGCAAGTTTGCCCAGTTGCACAGCATCATGGAAATGGGGCGCGGCGACGGCATGTTCACCATGGATGCCTACTACGACGACTACCTGAACAGGCCGCAGCGCTTTTCCGCCCCGTCCAACGTGTTTCGCCCCGCCCCGGAAGAGGAACAACTGCCGGACCACGAATCGCCCCTGGTGGATCGCGGTCTTGGCACCACCCATTACGCCCCCGAAGCGGCCCGGCACCTGGCACGCGCGGGCGCCCACCTGGCGGATGTGCCCCTTGGGGATGCCCACGCGCCGGACCATGCCCCGTCCGGTGCATCTGGCGCGTCTGGCGCATCTGGCACATCTGGCGCGACACGGACGGATGAACACGGCGAAACGGTGTACACCCTGACCGACGAGGGCAGGCTGGAGGATGTGCTGCGCGAGTTCACCAGCCGGTAG
- a CDS encoding pilus assembly FimT family protein, translated as MAHGRAGQRGFTMIEIIAVLVIMAIITAVAASRIFDQTPMELGGIEASVRSHLRYARTRSMNSDQVFGMQIISTTTYAVFRNGNTGTRVVLPGQPDTGIITLEDGATFTTGATIISFDQWGRPCSNAAGTTLRTANTTVTLSYLDQTANIVVTRNTGHLQ; from the coding sequence GTGGCCCATGGCAGGGCCGGGCAGCGCGGCTTCACCATGATAGAAATCATAGCCGTGCTGGTGATCATGGCCATCATCACCGCCGTAGCCGCCTCGCGCATCTTCGACCAGACCCCCATGGAGCTTGGTGGGATAGAGGCCAGCGTGCGCAGCCACCTGCGCTATGCCCGCACCCGGTCCATGAACAGCGACCAGGTGTTCGGGATGCAGATCATCTCCACCACCACCTACGCCGTATTCCGCAACGGCAACACCGGCACCCGCGTGGTCCTGCCCGGCCAGCCGGACACCGGCATCATCACCCTGGAAGACGGGGCCACCTTCACCACCGGAGCCACCATCATCAGCTTCGACCAGTGGGGCAGGCCCTGTTCCAACGCGGCGGGCACCACCCTGCGCACGGCCAACACCACCGTCACCCTCAGCTACCTTGACCAGACGGCAAACATCGTGGTCACCCGCAATACGGGGCACCTGCAATGA
- a CDS encoding PulJ/GspJ family protein: MNRHTHRTNATPPVPADRRAGFTLIEIIVTVVLVALVGAMMLSVSGTALRGSAESLIRATAQAQLTDIIESMTADYRQLYATATDPITTIMGRIGAAGSTQNNPEGYGTYTVVVNRRIRFAGSAPNFTEQADSNGDMLRVTIEVDGSTATTVFSR; the protein is encoded by the coding sequence ATGAACCGGCACACCCACCGCACAAATGCAACGCCCCCTGTACCTGCCGACCGGCGCGCGGGGTTCACGCTCATCGAAATCATCGTCACGGTCGTGCTGGTCGCCCTGGTGGGCGCCATGATGCTTTCCGTGTCCGGAACGGCCCTGCGCGGCAGCGCGGAAAGCCTCATCCGCGCCACGGCACAGGCCCAACTGACCGACATCATCGAATCCATGACCGCCGATTACCGGCAACTGTACGCCACGGCCACCGACCCCATCACCACCATCATGGGGCGCATCGGCGCGGCGGGCAGCACGCAGAACAATCCCGAAGGTTACGGAACCTACACCGTGGTGGTGAACCGGCGCATCCGCTTTGCGGGCAGCGCGCCCAACTTCACGGAACAGGCCGACAGCAACGGCGACATGTTGCGCGTGACCATTGAAGTGGACGGCTCCACCGCCACCACCGTGTTTTCGCGCTAG
- a CDS encoding PulJ/GspJ family protein — MNAKGFTLVETIVVLILAGLLAAVAGTGIVTGARSFVDAREASELAQEAQLAMDRLTREIVELVDIPANSSSTLLVLRNVGAEGTAQFNRSIQYVANAQAIRIADGTGGAANGDTLIDNVTAFSLTYWQEDASSTSWAATTDARLLSAIDVRFTLTAPGGTTRQFVNRIVPRNNENRGGASPNAAPPSLDRYDVCFVATAAAGDGDHPVVVQLREFRDRLLLPWSGGRALVRVYYAVGPGMARVVAAHEPLRAATLAILTPVAALAGLAVHAPGWLAGTLVLSVLLVAVAGRALRRGRAVAPAGSVLPVGNAGQRGAVLLSAIVTIVAFSVLAATMVPMMTGSMMGEIAAVQGDQAYYLAESGFGAAGSMFLAAGDEQARKDLLETMDGSTYTLAGNAGSFTLGVEPYWYEVTNNTGTTLTTKAYGTPPTLPANTSGRIRAGTGSTFYAYSNISVSGDTVTFTLTSTPSPLIASGTDIFLSGRPSAGQTVTERGNLALDASNAAAFPLVNGMFTIRDGATHTGRVAYVYRRKNGSTLEDVRLVEGQGVSWSNLALTTGSNITLEAYLRLHSTGTPPGGLPREVIYNVPIGWILGGGNFSKEQYQDTFANLNAWYTGSSSEGHLGGHAVATADGSSALDITGMATASTSGVGAFLNWLTGSNQWSTLFFNWGATNVNLARGWSDAEGFLSYDLQFKMYDPDQGSAQEFFGGLLFRARNNAAGTDLDSFGISFVRYRMTSLLWSDWYWEGDVPSSLVPGYNSAADPGPLFLSDSNSEIRSGFLGITRYKYSVPAIVLWERRNGNFRWLAYKALSGSSSGIVTYSDSNKRYRLANWPTMLVRLVEGQALAFQNGGGADGAGGTLRINYGDEITTATGAKARVIGPPIVTGGAWSSGTASGTLVLTNIDATQGNFGASQAIRVDNVQHAATGSGGLGSKSNYIRVYYSDAGSSTSGNATPYDNTRRSNPRLTTTDAKLNWIPDDYEQWTSTTDYFTLVQWDGVNTVGATGMNERLTDSTDRLTIVRSTNLLSPAYDASNPVFSPSEGISVVTSGPSGDNLYFDDFGLQLDLRGGKGFLPPIQQ; from the coding sequence ATGAACGCCAAAGGCTTTACCCTCGTCGAAACCATCGTGGTGCTGATACTGGCGGGCCTGCTGGCCGCCGTGGCGGGAACCGGCATCGTCACCGGGGCGCGCAGCTTCGTGGATGCGCGCGAAGCCAGCGAACTGGCGCAGGAAGCGCAACTTGCCATGGACCGCCTGACCCGCGAGATAGTGGAACTTGTGGACATACCGGCCAACAGTTCCTCCACCCTGCTGGTGCTGCGCAACGTGGGCGCGGAAGGCACGGCGCAGTTCAACCGGTCCATCCAGTACGTGGCCAACGCGCAGGCGATACGCATTGCCGACGGTACCGGCGGCGCGGCCAACGGCGATACGCTCATCGACAACGTGACCGCCTTCAGCCTGACCTACTGGCAGGAAGACGCATCGAGCACATCGTGGGCCGCCACCACCGACGCCCGGCTGCTTTCGGCCATAGACGTCAGGTTCACCCTTACCGCACCCGGCGGCACCACGCGCCAGTTCGTCAACCGCATCGTGCCCCGCAACAACGAAAACCGGGGCGGGGCCAGCCCCAATGCCGCCCCGCCATCGCTGGACCGGTACGATGTGTGCTTCGTGGCCACGGCGGCGGCGGGCGATGGTGACCACCCCGTGGTGGTGCAACTGCGCGAATTCCGCGACAGGCTGCTGCTGCCGTGGTCCGGCGGGCGGGCGCTGGTGCGGGTCTATTACGCCGTGGGGCCGGGCATGGCCCGCGTGGTTGCCGCGCACGAACCGTTGCGGGCCGCCACCTTGGCCATACTGACGCCGGTGGCCGCGCTGGCGGGGCTGGCCGTGCACGCCCCCGGCTGGTTGGCGGGCACGCTGGTGCTTTCCGTGCTGCTGGTGGCGGTGGCGGGCCGTGCCCTGCGCCGGGGCCGCGCGGTCGCGCCCGCGGGCAGCGTCCTTCCCGTGGGCAACGCCGGGCAGCGCGGGGCGGTGCTGCTCAGCGCCATCGTGACCATCGTGGCCTTTTCGGTGCTGGCCGCCACCATGGTGCCCATGATGACCGGGTCCATGATGGGCGAAATTGCCGCCGTACAGGGCGACCAGGCCTACTACCTGGCGGAATCGGGCTTTGGCGCTGCGGGCAGCATGTTTCTTGCGGCGGGCGACGAGCAGGCCCGCAAGGACCTGCTGGAAACCATGGACGGTTCCACCTACACCCTGGCGGGCAATGCGGGCTCGTTCACCCTGGGGGTGGAACCCTACTGGTACGAGGTGACCAACAACACCGGCACCACCCTGACCACCAAGGCCTACGGCACGCCGCCCACCCTGCCCGCCAACACGTCGGGGCGCATTCGCGCGGGCACCGGGTCCACTTTCTATGCCTACAGCAACATTTCCGTTTCCGGCGACACGGTAACCTTCACCCTTACCAGCACGCCCTCGCCGCTTATCGCTTCGGGCACGGACATCTTTCTGAGCGGGCGGCCCAGCGCCGGACAGACCGTGACGGAACGCGGCAACCTTGCCCTTGACGCCAGCAACGCCGCCGCCTTTCCGCTGGTAAACGGCATGTTCACCATACGCGACGGCGCCACCCACACCGGACGCGTGGCCTACGTGTACCGCCGCAAGAACGGCAGCACCCTGGAAGACGTGCGGCTGGTGGAAGGACAGGGGGTGTCGTGGTCCAACCTGGCGCTGACCACCGGCTCCAACATTACCCTGGAAGCATATCTGCGCCTGCACTCCACGGGCACCCCGCCCGGCGGGCTGCCGCGAGAGGTGATCTACAACGTGCCCATCGGCTGGATATTGGGCGGCGGCAACTTCAGCAAGGAACAGTATCAGGATACCTTTGCCAACCTGAACGCGTGGTATACCGGCAGTTCAAGCGAGGGGCATCTGGGCGGGCATGCCGTGGCCACGGCGGACGGCAGTTCGGCGCTGGACATCACCGGCATGGCCACGGCATCCACCAGCGGGGTGGGGGCGTTTCTCAACTGGCTGACGGGAAGCAACCAGTGGAGCACGCTGTTCTTCAACTGGGGCGCCACCAACGTGAACCTGGCCCGTGGCTGGAGCGATGCGGAAGGCTTTCTGAGCTACGATCTGCAATTCAAGATGTACGACCCGGACCAGGGCAGCGCGCAGGAATTCTTTGGCGGGCTGCTGTTCCGCGCCCGCAACAACGCAGCGGGCACGGACCTGGATTCCTTCGGCATCTCGTTCGTGCGCTACCGCATGACCAGTTTGTTGTGGAGCGACTGGTACTGGGAGGGGGACGTGCCTTCGTCCCTGGTGCCCGGCTACAACAGTGCCGCCGACCCCGGCCCGCTATTCCTTTCGGACAGCAACAGCGAGATACGTTCCGGCTTTCTTGGCATTACCCGCTACAAGTATTCCGTGCCCGCCATCGTGCTGTGGGAACGGCGCAACGGCAACTTCCGCTGGCTGGCCTACAAGGCGCTGTCGGGCAGTTCGTCCGGCATCGTCACCTACAGCGACAGCAACAAGCGCTACCGTCTCGCCAACTGGCCGACGATGCTGGTACGGCTGGTGGAAGGGCAGGCGCTGGCCTTCCAGAACGGGGGCGGCGCGGACGGCGCTGGCGGTACCCTGCGCATCAACTATGGCGACGAGATAACCACCGCCACCGGGGCCAAGGCGCGGGTCATCGGGCCGCCCATCGTTACCGGCGGGGCGTGGTCGTCGGGTACAGCATCCGGTACGCTGGTGCTGACCAACATCGATGCCACGCAGGGCAACTTCGGCGCCAGCCAGGCCATCCGGGTGGATAACGTGCAGCATGCCGCCACCGGATCTGGCGGCCTGGGCAGCAAGAGCAATTACATCCGCGTCTACTATTCCGACGCGGGCAGTTCGACATCGGGCAACGCCACGCCCTACGACAACACCCGCAGGTCGAACCCGCGCCTGACCACCACCGATGCCAAGCTGAACTGGATACCCGACGACTACGAGCAGTGGACATCCACCACCGACTACTTCACCCTGGTGCAGTGGGACGGCGTGAACACCGTGGGAGCCACCGGCATGAACGAACGGCTGACGGACAGTACCGACCGGCTGACCATCGTGCGCAGCACCAACCTGCTTTCACCCGCGTACGACGCCAGCAACCCGGTGTTCTCGCCGTCGGAAGGGATATCCGTAGTCACCAGCGGCCCCAGCGGCGACAATCTGTATTTCGACGACTTCGGGTTGCAGCTTGACCTGCGTGGCGGCAAGGGCTTTCTGCCGCCCATCCAGCAATAG